One stretch of Paenibacillus sp. FSL R5-0341 DNA includes these proteins:
- a CDS encoding sugar phosphate nucleotidyltransferase, whose amino-acid sequence MKGVILAGGTGTRLYPLTRLINKHLLPVGKHPMIMYGIDRLRQAGIDEILIVINKHSAGLYTEYLGGGADHGVKLTYRIQEKAGGIAEALDLATTFILPGEKFVVLLGDNLFSDDLKPYVDRYMQQPAGTARVLLKEVDDARRYGVPVFDPQHPERISYIEEKPSQPKTSYCVTGIYMYDDHVFNLIQNIAPSARGELEITDVNNHYASAGGLEYDILQKYWSDAGTFDSLQEAAVRMKGQLP is encoded by the coding sequence ATGAAAGGTGTAATTCTTGCCGGCGGAACAGGAACTAGACTGTATCCTCTGACCCGGCTCATTAATAAACATCTGCTTCCAGTCGGTAAACATCCGATGATTATGTATGGCATCGACAGGCTCCGCCAGGCAGGCATTGATGAAATATTGATTGTCATTAACAAACATTCCGCCGGGTTATATACAGAGTATCTTGGTGGCGGAGCAGATCATGGGGTCAAGCTGACGTACCGCATTCAGGAAAAGGCAGGCGGGATTGCGGAAGCATTGGATCTGGCGACGACCTTTATCCTTCCTGGCGAAAAATTTGTTGTGCTTCTGGGGGATAATCTCTTCAGCGACGATTTGAAGCCTTATGTGGACCGCTACATGCAGCAACCGGCGGGTACAGCGCGAGTTCTGCTCAAAGAAGTGGATGATGCTCGACGTTATGGGGTGCCGGTCTTTGATCCACAGCATCCAGAGCGAATCTCGTACATTGAGGAGAAGCCAAGCCAGCCGAAGACCTCTTATTGTGTAACTGGCATATATATGTATGACGATCACGTATTTAACCTGATTCAAAACATCGCGCCGTCTGCACGCGGAGAGCTTGAAATCACGGATGTAAATAATCACTACGCGTCTGCTGGTGGACTGGAATATGATATTTTGCAGAAATACTGGAGTGATGCAGGTACATTTGATTCGCTCCAGGAAGCAGCTGTCCGCATGAAGGGACAATTGCCCTAA
- a CDS encoding glycosyltransferase family A protein, translated as MKGRSGIVHRRRTTNRRRRTTTGSSRINKRHGNKKQSITPKTSRNRSKAGLVDLRLMWKAGQLAGSEAKADNAASEKHARHAWNAYAVNVAELSNLEVALNAGKAFMQGYAHTSGYSCQIVPLPLRHSAAAVVCACNEERTLGQVLLQLKRLPLTDIIVVLNGTTDDSLKQVLRQPGITLVYEPDRAGHDVGRSLGAKVTDAETVLFVDGDMVVSAEQLAPFLFAVDRGQDVALNNLTSLLPPFAGQDEVSRIKAYLNRTLGRADLGSNSMTAVPHALSRRMIQTVKPASLAVPPKAQSLAIQHGLSVSAPSQVDVIRSNRLRPGNTGSGNDVARLIIGDHLEALTTWLDTGWDTAQTHTLSRAEVAYRRNAR; from the coding sequence ATGAAGGGACGTTCGGGAATTGTCCACCGCAGACGGACAACAAATAGACGAAGACGAACGACGACAGGAAGCAGCCGTATCAACAAGCGTCATGGAAACAAGAAACAGTCGATTACTCCAAAAACGAGCAGAAACCGATCCAAAGCTGGCCTGGTGGATCTGCGTTTGATGTGGAAAGCAGGGCAACTTGCAGGAAGCGAGGCGAAGGCGGACAACGCAGCGTCAGAAAAACATGCGCGCCACGCGTGGAATGCATACGCGGTGAATGTTGCGGAGCTAAGCAACCTAGAAGTAGCTCTGAACGCAGGTAAGGCATTTATGCAAGGGTATGCTCATACTTCTGGATATTCATGCCAGATCGTACCGCTACCCCTTCGCCATTCGGCTGCTGCCGTTGTCTGTGCCTGCAATGAGGAACGTACACTGGGGCAGGTGCTATTGCAACTCAAACGTTTGCCTCTGACAGATATCATTGTGGTACTGAATGGAACGACGGATGACAGCTTGAAGCAGGTATTAAGGCAGCCGGGAATTACGCTCGTATATGAACCGGATCGGGCAGGGCATGATGTGGGGCGGTCCCTGGGAGCCAAGGTGACGGATGCGGAGACGGTCCTTTTTGTGGATGGGGATATGGTCGTATCGGCGGAACAGCTTGCACCCTTTCTGTTCGCGGTGGATCGGGGACAGGATGTGGCGTTGAATAATCTGACGTCCTTGCTTCCTCCGTTTGCAGGGCAGGATGAGGTAAGCCGAATCAAAGCATATCTGAACCGAACCTTAGGCAGGGCAGATCTTGGTTCCAATTCCATGACAGCCGTGCCCCATGCGTTGTCTCGTCGTATGATTCAGACCGTGAAGCCAGCATCACTGGCCGTTCCACCTAAGGCACAAAGCCTCGCCATTCAGCATGGGCTGAGCGTATCGGCACCAAGTCAGGTGGATGTTATTCGTTCCAATCGTTTGCGTCCCGGTAACACGGGGAGTGGGAATGATGTCGCCAGATTGATCATCGGAGATCACCTGGAGGCGCTGACTACCTGGCTGGATACAGGTTGGGATACAGCCCAGACACATACGCTCTCTCGTGCCGAAGTGGCCTACAGGAGGAACGCCAGATGA
- a CDS encoding GT-D fold domain-containing glycosyltransferase: MRLMLPLCGAPWEQNTLRRSWKDAPALCAATILVHAKGGNGVRVAIPTRSTGASVSGKPRGTHPAVFMGSGTPAGTGTGPAGVRGVKSGKRSTQTKAGTSAGAAHKVRAGKAGSTGSAVGRAGKAGPANGSNAGRASRTGKGKAGLRQATAGRRAAPARGRRAAARAKQRTAMRRAPLPAPQASTPQAMPASGAGPAPRQATLPKGVAPAGREGAAAANAGSAKGLPAPAQPAEHAVQAQAVPGGYAEGYRDGVFAGGEALVAQHIPPDHILPAVAAADLIAAGFRQYAPSLARLASPHEMAGHITAALDAQRPLSVVRLGDGELLTLAADTVLPGQEVQELAPFLPYAGVPCSTPDIRAMLAEAIQSADWVGVPISRAPTFQGLLFPVLRHFGIDWSRLKLTSSTINYSLHQSGLVLPVLQGRRVLLIGSQAEELAALLHSRGIHVTGIIGSVAGVMDVPRVMQQTAEHAFDIALVAAGIPAVILCRRIAGELGKVALDFGHLADKLVTGELQL; this comes from the coding sequence ATGCGCCTGATGCTGCCGCTGTGCGGTGCCCCATGGGAGCAGAACACCCTGCGCCGGAGCTGGAAGGATGCTCCGGCGCTTTGCGCAGCGACAATCCTCGTGCATGCCAAAGGAGGAAATGGCGTGAGAGTAGCGATACCTACCAGGTCCACTGGGGCCTCAGTGTCAGGTAAACCGCGGGGCACGCACCCGGCGGTATTCATGGGCAGTGGCACTCCGGCAGGGACGGGTACAGGGCCCGCTGGAGTCAGAGGTGTGAAGTCTGGGAAACGGAGTACCCAGACCAAAGCGGGGACATCAGCAGGCGCAGCGCATAAGGTCCGTGCGGGTAAAGCGGGCAGCACGGGCAGTGCTGTGGGCAGAGCAGGCAAAGCTGGCCCTGCGAACGGAAGCAATGCGGGCAGAGCCAGCCGTACCGGCAAAGGCAAAGCCGGCCTGCGCCAGGCCACTGCTGGGCGCAGGGCTGCACCAGCGCGGGGCCGGCGTGCCGCTGCCCGCGCCAAGCAGCGCACAGCGATGCGCCGTGCGCCCCTGCCAGCACCGCAAGCCAGCACGCCACAGGCGATGCCTGCCAGCGGTGCTGGCCCCGCCCCGCGCCAAGCGACACTCCCGAAGGGTGTCGCTCCTGCGGGGCGGGAAGGCGCTGCCGCCGCGAATGCGGGCAGCGCGAAGGGCTTGCCTGCGCCTGCACAGCCCGCGGAGCACGCAGTGCAGGCGCAGGCCGTGCCCGGCGGCTACGCCGAGGGCTACCGCGACGGCGTATTCGCCGGCGGGGAGGCGCTGGTGGCGCAGCACATCCCGCCGGATCATATTCTGCCTGCCGTGGCCGCGGCAGATCTGATCGCGGCGGGATTCCGCCAATACGCGCCCAGCCTGGCCCGGCTGGCCAGCCCTCATGAGATGGCTGGCCACATCACGGCGGCGCTGGATGCGCAGCGCCCCTTGTCTGTCGTTCGCCTCGGAGATGGCGAACTGCTCACCCTGGCAGCCGATACGGTGCTGCCAGGCCAGGAAGTGCAGGAGCTGGCACCGTTTCTGCCCTATGCAGGGGTGCCATGCTCAACCCCAGACATCCGCGCGATGCTCGCGGAAGCCATACAGTCCGCCGACTGGGTTGGCGTCCCGATCTCCCGGGCGCCTACGTTCCAGGGTCTGCTATTCCCGGTATTGCGCCACTTTGGGATCGACTGGTCCCGGCTGAAGTTGACCAGCTCCACGATCAATTACAGTCTGCATCAGTCCGGCTTGGTGCTGCCGGTACTGCAAGGGCGACGAGTTCTGCTCATAGGCAGCCAGGCTGAAGAGCTTGCGGCACTGCTGCATAGCCGGGGTATTCATGTCACAGGCATCATTGGTTCAGTGGCAGGTGTCATGGATGTTCCGAGGGTGATGCAGCAAACCGCAGAGCATGCTTTCGATATCGCTCTGGTGGCGGCGGGCATTCCGGCGGTCATTCTGTGTC
- a CDS encoding glycosyltransferase family 2 protein, with amino-acid sequence MTLTSIIIPTYNGLDLIRPCIDAIRQYSGDPASYEIIVVDNGSTDGTAEYCALERIRFVRFPDNRGFPAACNAGLRAACGEELLLLNNDVTVTHRWLENLRTALHSDPSIGITGPVTNYASGIQQIELAFRNMEHFQELADSNNIADSSRWRDVRRIVGLCMLMKRSVIESVGLLDEAYSPGHYEDDDYCYRARLQGYRLLVCGDVLVHHQGSASFQKTDPVAWKQLLERNRSIFMSKWHVDPLEYMDISDEGGNVE; translated from the coding sequence ATGACCCTGACCAGTATAATTATCCCAACGTACAACGGGCTGGATCTGATCAGGCCCTGCATTGATGCCATCAGACAATACTCGGGCGATCCTGCGTCATACGAAATTATCGTTGTGGATAACGGTTCGACGGATGGAACCGCTGAATATTGTGCACTGGAGCGAATTCGTTTTGTCAGGTTCCCGGACAATCGGGGATTTCCGGCAGCGTGTAACGCTGGACTCCGTGCAGCATGCGGGGAAGAGCTGTTGCTGCTGAACAATGATGTTACGGTCACGCATCGTTGGCTGGAGAATCTGCGAACGGCTCTACACAGTGATCCAAGTATTGGGATCACGGGTCCTGTCACGAATTATGCAAGCGGAATTCAGCAGATTGAACTGGCGTTTCGGAACATGGAACATTTTCAGGAACTGGCTGATTCCAACAATATTGCGGATTCTTCAAGATGGAGGGACGTACGCCGGATTGTCGGTCTGTGCATGCTGATGAAACGAAGTGTAATAGAATCGGTTGGACTGCTTGACGAGGCGTACTCTCCGGGACACTATGAGGATGACGATTATTGTTATAGAGCAAGATTGCAAGGCTATCGCTTGCTGGTATGCGGGGATGTCCTTGTGCATCATCAGGGAAGTGCAAGCTTCCAGAAGACAGATCCGGTGGCGTGGAAACAGCTGCTTGAGCGTAATCGTTCGATTTTTATGAGCAAATGGCATGTCGATCCGCTTGAATATATGGACATATCCGATGAAGGAGGGAATGTGGAATGA